A stretch of Aureispira sp. CCB-E DNA encodes these proteins:
- a CDS encoding PGN_0703 family putative restriction endonuclease — protein MRPSKKTLEKHNAFYKPDSDYASFARLLQCKWREKQNYPIQEGKLGNFLPIDFAKSQKVNFLTDRIKALAQYEVYNICAQGGLIGEPRLWNNLLSSQPLCFNLFGELHFDLELASKFFREFFPERIKEVTAVKFEYSPGRGAAKYTGDYSAFDAFIEYLNLKGEKSFIGIEVKYAEDLKDDKKKAAATYEKHKDRYTELSLNSELFPKDSIKKLQELPLQQVWRDHLLSIATQADYEDGFFIYLFPSQNQECQDAVDNYVSCLISEDKNRTGFYPCHLESFIKVLRKLVKKQWTRELTERYLG, from the coding sequence ATGAGACCTTCTAAAAAAACTCTTGAAAAGCACAATGCTTTTTACAAACCTGATAGTGATTATGCCTCTTTTGCTCGGTTATTACAATGCAAATGGAGAGAAAAACAAAACTATCCTATCCAAGAAGGTAAGTTAGGTAACTTCCTGCCTATTGATTTTGCCAAATCCCAAAAAGTTAATTTTCTAACAGATAGAATCAAGGCTTTAGCTCAATATGAAGTCTATAACATCTGTGCTCAAGGAGGTCTGATTGGAGAACCTCGTCTCTGGAATAATCTACTTTCCTCTCAGCCCCTATGCTTTAATCTATTTGGTGAACTGCATTTTGATTTAGAATTAGCAAGCAAATTCTTTCGAGAGTTTTTTCCTGAACGAATAAAAGAAGTAACTGCTGTTAAGTTTGAATATTCTCCAGGAAGAGGAGCTGCCAAATACACAGGAGATTATAGTGCCTTTGATGCTTTTATTGAGTATTTGAATTTGAAAGGTGAAAAATCTTTTATTGGTATAGAAGTCAAATATGCAGAAGACTTAAAGGATGATAAGAAAAAGGCTGCTGCTACTTATGAGAAACATAAAGATAGATACACAGAATTATCCTTAAATAGCGAATTATTTCCCAAGGACTCGATAAAAAAACTTCAAGAATTACCTCTCCAACAAGTATGGAGAGATCACCTTTTATCAATTGCTACCCAAGCTGACTACGAAGATGGTTTCTTCATTTATTTATTCCCGTCCCAAAATCAAGAATGTCAAGATGCTGTAGATAATTATGTATCTTGTCTGATTTCAGAGGATAAAAATCGTACTGGTTTTTATCCCTGTCATTTGGAATCTTTTATTAAAGTGTTGAGAAAATTGGTCAAGAAACAATGGACTCGAGAACTAACTGAAAGATATCTAGGATAA
- a CDS encoding helicase-related protein, protein MENIYVPGVRITVREEDFIINNVKNNLDDTFVLEVEGLSELVKGKKFIFDTNIDKDIRVINPINTKFIGDEDDGYRKTKLFLETQLRNSTGYSKKITIAHKAAFDTAQYQFEPTIKAFQLPRPRMLIADAVGLGKTVEVGIFLAEMIKRGKGKRIMVLALKSILGQFQQEIWNRFSIPLVRLDSHGIAKIKTELPANKNPFEYYDKTIISIDTLKNNAKFRHYIEKSRWDIIVIDECHTVANSTSQRGDLAQFLATRCESLVLTSATPHNGKKETFANLIKMIEPIAVAQDGEYSKEDVFPYYVRRFKQHIMDTKIRANFQERSIVPLHANLNADEEEFLEILQKIKFTALSEETNEPRSTDLFGKKLAKKKKRDLLFAISLFKSYMSSPLAALKSIERRIQKIEKLEELSDSVESNKKFLERLKDILNKILDQKTDSKYNAFKKQLKELRWSGKKKDDRLVVFTERIETIRYLKESLQRDFNVAAEVITEFHGGLSDIDQQLLIEDFGKEDSKIRLFITSDAGSQGVNLHYFCNHMFNYDIPWSLITLEQRNGRIDRYGQEKTPYIFYLIAVSDTEGLKTDLHIIENLTKKEDEVYKSLGDVGSVMQLYDAKKENEKVEEAIIKKDENFLEEEFSFDAMFGEETDVTESIIPENENPIQEEFSLYKNDSAYYHDLVEQLKTDDLIKDNDAVFEDEFYLEVKNNKELKRVLFDLPKEARPALNDIYRLTLSKLTVQEAIKDARKQKGEWAKFQMLYDLHPIAKYYMTKLEASIDKSVALAAKLSFLPTNTAWFVIHGQVANDIGQSLISEFFVLPIKFSGELFEKPITLTSFIKDYYTEKTWITNVVEKDVLKHLESLLPDVVEAANEWYMKQKQQLKEIEMENNLKSYKDKLKEWTDDSINQLILDFGDKSMSGFMRQKMEDKKQYIDLITKTSSQYFKDLTSLNKDAYLRVLAVFYNDNE, encoded by the coding sequence ATGGAAAATATCTATGTTCCAGGAGTAAGAATAACTGTAAGAGAAGAGGATTTTATTATAAATAATGTCAAGAATAATCTTGATGATACTTTTGTGCTTGAGGTAGAAGGTCTTAGCGAACTCGTAAAGGGCAAGAAGTTTATCTTTGATACCAATATTGATAAAGATATTCGAGTAATAAATCCAATCAATACCAAATTTATTGGTGATGAAGATGATGGTTATCGGAAAACAAAGCTTTTCCTTGAGACTCAACTAAGGAATAGCACTGGATATAGTAAAAAGATTACGATTGCTCATAAAGCAGCATTTGATACAGCCCAATACCAATTTGAGCCAACTATCAAAGCGTTTCAGCTACCTAGACCAAGGATGCTAATTGCAGATGCAGTAGGCTTGGGTAAAACTGTGGAGGTTGGAATTTTTCTTGCTGAGATGATAAAAAGAGGAAAAGGAAAAAGAATTATGGTTCTTGCCTTGAAGTCTATCCTGGGACAATTTCAACAAGAGATTTGGAATAGGTTTTCTATTCCCTTAGTAAGATTAGATTCTCATGGTATTGCAAAAATCAAAACAGAGCTACCTGCTAATAAGAATCCATTTGAATATTATGATAAAACAATTATTTCTATTGATACTCTAAAGAATAATGCAAAATTCAGGCATTATATTGAAAAATCGAGATGGGATATAATTGTAATCGATGAATGTCATACCGTAGCTAATTCTACTAGTCAAAGAGGTGATTTAGCCCAATTTTTAGCAACTCGCTGCGAATCTTTAGTATTGACTTCAGCTACTCCTCACAATGGTAAGAAAGAGACTTTTGCCAATCTCATTAAGATGATTGAACCCATTGCGGTTGCTCAGGATGGAGAATATAGCAAGGAGGATGTATTCCCATATTATGTTCGTAGATTCAAGCAACATATAATGGATACTAAGATACGAGCTAACTTTCAGGAAAGATCTATTGTGCCTCTTCACGCAAATCTCAATGCAGATGAGGAAGAATTCTTGGAAATATTACAAAAAATTAAGTTTACGGCTCTTTCTGAAGAAACTAATGAACCTCGAAGTACAGACCTGTTTGGTAAGAAATTAGCGAAAAAGAAAAAACGAGATTTACTCTTTGCTATTAGTTTATTTAAATCTTATATGTCTTCTCCTTTGGCTGCACTCAAAAGTATAGAACGAAGAATACAGAAGATTGAAAAGCTGGAAGAACTCTCTGATAGTGTTGAAAGTAATAAGAAATTTCTGGAGCGACTTAAAGATATCTTAAACAAGATTCTTGATCAAAAAACAGATTCTAAGTACAATGCCTTCAAAAAACAACTTAAAGAGCTGAGGTGGTCTGGCAAGAAGAAGGATGATAGATTAGTTGTCTTTACTGAAAGAATTGAGACCATTCGCTACTTGAAGGAGAGCTTACAAAGAGACTTTAATGTTGCTGCTGAGGTGATTACTGAATTTCATGGAGGATTAAGTGATATAGATCAACAGCTTTTGATAGAAGATTTTGGAAAGGAAGATTCAAAAATAAGATTGTTTATTACTTCGGATGCTGGTTCTCAGGGAGTAAATCTACACTACTTCTGTAATCATATGTTTAACTATGATATTCCTTGGTCTTTAATCACCTTGGAACAGAGAAATGGTCGTATTGATCGTTATGGTCAAGAAAAAACACCTTATATCTTTTACCTTATTGCCGTATCTGATACAGAGGGTCTAAAAACAGATCTACACATTATTGAAAACCTTACTAAGAAAGAAGATGAAGTGTATAAATCATTGGGGGATGTAGGCTCTGTAATGCAACTCTATGATGCCAAAAAAGAAAATGAGAAAGTAGAAGAGGCTATTATAAAAAAAGACGAAAATTTCTTAGAAGAAGAATTTAGTTTTGATGCTATGTTTGGCGAAGAAACAGATGTAACAGAAAGTATCATTCCTGAAAATGAAAATCCTATTCAAGAAGAATTCTCTTTGTATAAAAATGATTCCGCCTATTATCATGATTTGGTAGAACAGCTGAAAACAGATGATTTGATTAAGGATAATGATGCTGTTTTTGAAGATGAGTTTTATCTGGAAGTCAAAAATAACAAAGAGCTGAAAAGAGTACTATTTGATTTACCTAAAGAGGCACGACCTGCTCTTAATGACATTTACAGATTGACATTAAGTAAATTGACTGTTCAAGAAGCTATAAAAGATGCTCGTAAACAAAAAGGAGAATGGGCTAAGTTCCAAATGCTGTATGATTTGCACCCTATTGCAAAGTATTATATGACTAAACTGGAAGCGAGTATTGATAAGTCAGTAGCTCTTGCTGCAAAGTTAAGTTTTCTCCCAACAAATACAGCTTGGTTTGTTATTCATGGACAAGTAGCGAATGATATAGGTCAATCTCTTATCTCTGAATTTTTTGTTTTACCAATAAAATTTAGTGGAGAGTTGTTTGAGAAACCGATTACTCTTACCTCATTTATCAAAGATTACTATACAGAAAAAACATGGATAACAAATGTTGTTGAGAAAGATGTATTGAAACATCTAGAGTCCTTACTTCCTGATGTTGTAGAAGCTGCCAATGAATGGTATATGAAGCAAAAACAGCAGCTGAAAGAAATTGAAATGGAAAACAATCTTAAAAGTTATAAAGATAAACTCAAAGAATGGACCGATGATTCTATTAACCAGCTAATTTTAGATTTTGGAGATAAATCTATGAGTGGATTTATGAGACAAAAGATGGAGGATAAAAAACAGTATATCGATTTAATCACAAAGACATCTAGCCAATACTTCAAAGATTTAACCTCCCTGAACAAAGATGCCTACTTACGAGTATTAGCAGTTTTTTATAATGACAATGAATAA
- a CDS encoding AAA domain-containing protein, whose translation MMILNKYQLHSQIQNRGYSATAIVIDEVEELYFAKWIKGIPKDSPRSKVLSRKLRTLKKASHSSTPKIIEYGWDLNEGAYCIIFEYIEAITLEDKLFHLSPTYFLKGLIQLLDCLKEFNQKHRISHGDITPANILVDEDLNFYLIDFGLSDISATLSQEASLEIFAREFAAPEKLDRSLKASGFPFQSDVFSLGRVIEWYFSEKELDQFQSINDLVDATCKKVPSERLKFNMILDLIQKIVTETSFDNKNIILVEKATDDIIRELNSKTFRPLFDVSPSDKGNILIHIITESFCIRCLWILDELYLTVLNTALKEEDEENYIRSKKRATYLMIPVDFVKYNSQYSYNKFNLTLLLKKIRLQKQYEGSYSKGKREIYKELKFFKDLIEKELEVIEKNALKLKYSKFDKKGNQIWFTIDIDDKYSPIGFIFNHIRNSLPPNEDEFEYIVSATADKKQMKNPLRFSGIAYDFDIKKRIIKFKDCEHLDFDKIPARGYIFENTAKQEQEKKRQKEAIRKVEYDEVENRDLIYYLFNPNDIDVEPVRDYELEHIYQTDDKGKSFEYSPNQTMAILNALHLDPLSIIQGPPGTGKTTVITEIVFQILHNNPDAKILITSQTNDAVDNVLDNLLEKDIPILRLSGFRKPKQSLRKHTLERKIEGWKQEVRKKAQAKWKPIKEAFEKEVEKDNIILSRILEIISSNKKWNEKKQQIDNLIAKFNFNDLEDALVSETVFMEALSKMSKADFKGFFEKQKLHNDWLATISSLDENSKLNQKLIDTIRVIGATTNHIASKKYQKYNFEFDYVIMDESGKATTAESLIPLVMANKAVLVGDHRQLRPMLTANREVEKWLRSKHNEEFDSFDDYFNRPSLFEQIITQIDSDYKSQLEVCRRCSEDQVKLISQSFYEPYSDEPIQYVARHESKEHNLDLKVDSSIIFLDIGNSIKSQKDGSGSSYNQESANLIPQLIKKLDQQEQVKGYSIGVITGYTAQMKKIRKAIQSEIQPNKLKHIKLYEQVVSSVVDRFQGLEKDIIIFDLVRSRENTLGFLANANRVNVALSRQKRLIIIIGNYDWIVQAKAPNDNEDIPALQRYLRAINRKWIVKSIEQIF comes from the coding sequence ATGATGATTCTTAATAAATATCAGCTCCATAGTCAAATTCAGAATAGAGGTTACTCTGCAACTGCAATTGTAATTGATGAAGTAGAAGAGCTCTATTTTGCAAAATGGATTAAAGGGATTCCTAAAGATTCCCCCAGAAGTAAAGTGTTGTCAAGAAAATTGAGAACTCTCAAGAAAGCAAGTCATTCATCAACACCTAAAATCATAGAATATGGTTGGGATCTTAATGAAGGAGCCTATTGTATTATTTTTGAATACATTGAAGCTATTACATTAGAAGATAAATTATTTCATCTATCTCCAACTTATTTTCTTAAAGGATTAATACAGCTACTCGACTGTTTAAAAGAATTTAATCAAAAACATCGAATTTCTCATGGTGATATTACTCCTGCAAATATTCTAGTGGATGAAGATTTAAATTTTTACTTAATAGATTTTGGTTTATCAGATATATCTGCAACCCTTAGCCAAGAAGCAAGCCTTGAAATATTTGCAAGAGAATTTGCAGCACCAGAAAAATTAGATAGATCATTAAAAGCTTCTGGGTTCCCGTTTCAATCAGATGTGTTTTCTCTGGGAAGAGTTATAGAATGGTATTTCTCTGAAAAAGAATTGGATCAGTTTCAGAGCATCAATGATTTAGTTGATGCTACCTGCAAGAAGGTTCCTTCAGAACGATTAAAATTCAATATGATTTTGGATTTAATCCAAAAGATTGTTACTGAAACTTCATTTGATAATAAGAATATTATTCTTGTAGAGAAAGCTACGGATGATATAATCAGAGAATTAAATAGCAAGACATTTAGACCTTTATTTGATGTGAGTCCAAGCGATAAGGGAAATATTTTAATTCACATAATCACAGAATCTTTTTGCATAAGATGTTTATGGATATTGGATGAATTGTATTTGACTGTTTTAAATACTGCTCTCAAGGAAGAAGATGAAGAGAATTATATACGATCTAAAAAGAGAGCAACCTACTTGATGATTCCTGTTGATTTTGTTAAATACAATAGTCAGTATAGTTATAATAAGTTTAATCTTACACTTCTTCTCAAGAAAATTCGGCTTCAAAAACAGTATGAAGGAAGTTATAGTAAGGGGAAGAGAGAAATCTATAAAGAGTTGAAGTTTTTCAAAGATCTAATAGAAAAAGAGCTTGAGGTAATAGAAAAAAATGCTTTGAAACTTAAATATTCAAAATTTGATAAAAAAGGGAACCAAATATGGTTTACAATCGATATTGATGATAAGTATAGTCCTATTGGCTTTATATTTAATCATATTCGAAATTCTTTACCCCCAAATGAAGATGAATTTGAATATATAGTTAGTGCTACAGCAGATAAAAAACAAATGAAGAATCCATTGAGATTCTCAGGTATAGCATATGATTTTGATATAAAAAAACGAATCATCAAATTTAAAGATTGCGAACACTTAGATTTTGATAAAATCCCTGCTAGAGGTTATATTTTTGAGAATACTGCAAAGCAAGAACAAGAGAAGAAAAGACAAAAAGAGGCTATAAGAAAGGTTGAATACGATGAGGTGGAAAATAGAGATTTAATTTATTATTTGTTTAACCCTAATGATATCGATGTGGAACCTGTCCGAGATTATGAGCTAGAACATATCTATCAGACAGATGATAAGGGGAAGTCTTTTGAGTATAGCCCGAATCAAACAATGGCAATCCTAAATGCATTACACTTAGATCCTCTATCTATAATTCAAGGACCTCCAGGGACAGGGAAAACAACTGTTATCACAGAAATTGTTTTTCAAATTTTGCATAATAATCCCGATGCGAAAATATTAATCACCTCTCAAACCAATGATGCGGTTGATAATGTATTAGATAATCTCTTGGAAAAAGACATTCCTATTCTTCGACTTAGTGGTTTTCGTAAACCTAAACAAAGTTTGAGAAAACATACTCTTGAACGTAAAATTGAAGGTTGGAAACAGGAGGTAAGAAAGAAGGCTCAAGCAAAATGGAAACCTATCAAAGAGGCTTTTGAGAAGGAAGTAGAAAAAGATAATATTATTCTGAGTAGAATACTAGAAATAATTTCCTCTAACAAAAAATGGAATGAAAAAAAACAGCAAATTGATAACCTCATTGCTAAATTCAATTTCAATGATTTAGAAGATGCTTTAGTTTCAGAGACTGTATTCATGGAAGCTCTTTCTAAAATGTCCAAAGCTGACTTTAAAGGCTTTTTTGAAAAACAAAAACTGCATAATGATTGGTTAGCTACAATTAGCTCCTTAGATGAGAATAGTAAGTTAAATCAAAAATTGATTGATACCATTCGAGTGATTGGAGCGACTACTAACCACATTGCCTCTAAAAAATATCAAAAATATAACTTTGAATTTGACTATGTCATCATGGATGAGAGTGGCAAAGCAACCACAGCAGAATCATTAATACCATTAGTAATGGCAAATAAGGCTGTGTTAGTTGGGGATCATCGTCAATTAAGACCAATGCTAACTGCAAATAGAGAAGTAGAAAAATGGTTGAGGTCTAAGCACAATGAAGAATTTGATAGTTTTGATGATTATTTTAACCGTCCAAGCCTCTTCGAGCAAATCATTACACAAATAGATTCTGATTACAAGAGCCAATTAGAGGTCTGTAGAAGATGTTCTGAAGACCAAGTGAAATTAATTTCACAAAGTTTCTATGAACCCTATAGTGACGAGCCTATTCAGTATGTTGCTCGACATGAATCAAAAGAGCATAATCTTGATTTAAAGGTGGATAGCTCAATTATTTTTCTTGATATTGGAAATTCTATTAAGAGTCAAAAAGATGGAAGTGGTTCCTCATATAATCAAGAAAGTGCTAATCTCATTCCTCAACTAATTAAAAAACTAGATCAGCAAGAACAAGTCAAAGGGTATTCTATTGGTGTAATAACGGGTTATACTGCACAAATGAAGAAAATTAGGAAAGCTATTCAATCTGAAATTCAGCCAAATAAATTGAAGCATATTAAACTTTACGAACAGGTTGTTTCTTCAGTAGTAGATAGATTCCAAGGCTTAGAAAAGGATATAATTATCTTTGATTTGGTAAGAAGCCGAGAAAATACCCTAGGTTTTTTAGCTAATGCAAATCGTGTAAATGTGGCTCTGTCGAGACAAAAGAGATTGATTATTATTATTGGTAATTATGATTGGATAGTGCAAGCCAAAGCTCCTAATGATAATGAGGATATCCCTGCTCTTCAACGATATCTAAGAGCTATAAATAGAAAATGGATTGTAAAAAGCATTGAACAAATATTCTAA